The sequence CCCAACTCCTTTGATGGTCTTAATGTTCGGGGTTCCGAGCTTTTCCCTGATTTTCCGCACATGGACATCGATCGTCCGGTCGCCAACGATCACATCATCCCCCCAAATGATGGAAAGGATCTCTTCCCGGGGAAAAACCCTGTTGGGCCTTGAAGCCAGCAAGCTCAGCAACTCAAATTCCTTCCTCGGCAAATTATACTCCTGTCCATCTTTTCCATTATTGCTGGTGTGAACTTCGTAACCCTATTTGCGGAGATTATAACCCAGGAATTCCAGGATATCCGGTTCGTCATCCACCAGAAGGATTTTGTACTGTTCCATTGTGAAGAAACAAATTTGGTGTAAGTTTCAATTAATACTATAATGACGAAAGTATAAAAATTAAGGGTGCTATTCTATCATGAAAATTTTTTCCGGGCCCTTCTGCCTAATTTTACGATCTTTGGGCAGAAATCATAATCTTTGGTATTTATGCGTGAAACCAGGGTCCTTATCATTTTCATCTTATTAATTTTTATAGTTTTTCCGGCCAGCAGCCAGCAGTTCAATGGCGGGATCATTGCCGGGGTGGCGGGGACCCAGGTAGCCGGTGATACATACTCTGGTTTTCACAAAGCGGGGATTTTCGCCGGGGGCTATGTAAACCTGCAGATCAGCAAACATTCGGCTTTTCAGATGGAGCTCGAATTTTTCCAGAAAGGCAGCCGTGAAAACCCTGATTCATCAAATAATTTTAATCAATATCTTTTCCGCGTTAATTATGTCGAACTGCCTGTCTTATACCAATATATTATCAGCAAGCGGTTTAAAGTGGAAGCCGGCCCTTCCCTGGGTTTTCTGGTTAGCTATTATGAAGAAAATAACTATTATGAAATTAAAGGTGGAAACCGCCCGGCCAGCGTAACTTTTCAGATCAACGCCGGCTTGTATATTTATTTAGCTAATCGCCTTATGTTCAATATCCGCACTAATAATTCACTCCTGAACATCCGCAGTGACAATGCTACGGGGGATATACTCAGGATTTTTCCAGGAAATTATGGCCAGTTCAACGATTGCCTCGTGATGAGCTTTATTTATCAATTCAAGCCGGCCTGGTAAACCAGTACATTTCTGTTTTGATCAAGCTAAAGATTGGTTGTCTTTCAAAAAATGGATGTTCCTTTTCAACCCGATGAACTTCGATCTTTTCACCGCCGATTCCCTGAAAAGATCATTGAACTGATCCGTGGTAAGTTGTTCCCATCTTGTTTTTGTCATCTCCCGCAAGGCTTGATCTGGCCGGAAAGCGTCTTCGGAATTGGCTTTTGCCTGCCTGTTCCATGGGCAAACATCCTGGCAGATGTCGCAGCCGAAAATCCAGTCTTTAAAGTTGTCTTTTTCTCCTGTTGGTAATTCTCCACGGTATTCGATGGTATAATAAGAGATGCATTTCCTGGCATCGAGCATACGGGGTTCGATAAAGGCGCCGGTTGGGCAGGCTTCGATACAGCAGGCGCAGCCGCCGCAAAGGTCATTGACCTGCTGCTGATCATATTCCAGTTCAAGATCGGTGATGATCTCACCAATGAAGACAAACGATCCGAGCTTTGGATGAATCAGGCAGGTATTTTTTCCTATCCAGCCCAGGCCGGCCCTTTCAGCCCATGCTTTATCCATGACCGGCGCTGAATCGGTGAAAGCACGGGCCTGGAATTCACCGGCACGGGCCCTTATTTCTTCAATGAACAGGTTGAGCCTGTCCCGGATCACCAGGTGGTAATCCTTCCCGTAGGCGTATTTGGCGATTTTATAGTTGTTTTTATCCGGGAGGTGTTCTCCAGGTAAATAATTCATCAGCACTGATATGACCGATCTGGCATCAGGCAATAAATGCCGGGGATCCAGCCTTTTATCGGAATACCTGGTCATGTAGCCCATCTCACCATGATATCCTTGCATGAGCCAATGATTTAATCTCTTTTCCTCTGATTCAAGGAATGTA is a genomic window of Bacteroidales bacterium containing:
- a CDS encoding PorT family protein, which translates into the protein MRETRVLIIFILLIFIVFPASSQQFNGGIIAGVAGTQVAGDTYSGFHKAGIFAGGYVNLQISKHSAFQMELEFFQKGSRENPDSSNNFNQYLFRVNYVELPVLYQYIISKRFKVEAGPSLGFLVSYYEENNYYEIKGGNRPASVTFQINAGLYIYLANRLMFNIRTNNSLLNIRSDNATGDILRIFPGNYGQFNDCLVMSFIYQFKPAW
- the queG gene encoding tRNA epoxyqueuosine(34) reductase QueG; protein product: METTRHHEISQWIRTRASELGFAACGISEATFLESEEKRLNHWLMQGYHGEMGYMTRYSDKRLDPRHLLPDARSVISVLMNYLPGEHLPDKNNYKIAKYAYGKDYHLVIRDRLNLFIEEIRARAGEFQARAFTDSAPVMDKAWAERAGLGWIGKNTCLIHPKLGSFVFIGEIITDLELEYDQQQVNDLCGGCACCIEACPTGAFIEPRMLDARKCISYYTIEYRGELPTGEKDNFKDWIFGCDICQDVCPWNRQAKANSEDAFRPDQALREMTKTRWEQLTTDQFNDLFRESAVKRSKFIGLKRNIHFLKDNQSLA